One window from the genome of Paenibacillus azoreducens encodes:
- a CDS encoding hydantoinase/oxoprolinase N-terminal domain-containing protein, which produces MYRIGIDVGGTNTDAIILDENHQLIHAVKSPTSLDIKTGIETSLRQLLQGAKIDKDKITHAMLGTTQCTNAIVERKKLAQVGVIRLGYPATASVAPYTSWPEDMVEKLTGKYALVHGGYEYDGQVLGEVNEAEIKALLEEWRGSVESIAVIGVFSSIKNDQEFRVRDLIHEVYGEEFPVSCSSLIGSVGLIERENATILNAALCKVIKTTTEGFVQALEEEGISDAAVFLCQNDGTLMSIDYAKKFPILTIACGPTNSIRGASYLAKIKDTMVLDVGGTTSDIGVLQDGFPRESSVAVEVGDIRTNFRMPDIISVGLGGGSIVRSENGKITVGPDSVGYKIGQEALVFGGHTLTTTDIAVRLGLADVGDKSLVAHLDEDFAKNVQAEIAIIIEQAIDKMKTSSGDVELVLVGGGSVVIPDTIRGVSHMIKPENGGVANAIGACIAQISGQYEQIYIYSTEPREDSLRDAQEKAVNQAVLAGADPATVELVEVEETPLAYHPGNATRLRVKVVGNMK; this is translated from the coding sequence ATGTATAGAATCGGGATCGATGTAGGCGGCACCAACACGGATGCCATCATTTTGGATGAGAATCATCAGTTGATCCATGCGGTGAAATCACCGACAAGCTTGGATATTAAAACAGGGATTGAAACCTCGCTCCGGCAGCTGCTGCAGGGGGCGAAGATTGATAAAGACAAAATTACGCATGCCATGTTAGGTACGACACAGTGTACGAATGCCATTGTTGAGCGTAAAAAGCTGGCCCAAGTCGGTGTCATTCGACTGGGTTACCCCGCAACGGCTTCCGTGGCCCCGTATACGTCCTGGCCTGAGGATATGGTGGAGAAGCTGACGGGTAAATATGCTCTCGTCCACGGTGGATATGAATACGACGGCCAAGTGCTTGGTGAAGTCAATGAGGCCGAGATTAAAGCTCTTTTGGAGGAATGGCGAGGCAGTGTCGAGTCCATCGCGGTTATCGGCGTGTTTTCTTCTATTAAAAATGACCAGGAATTCCGGGTTCGCGATCTCATCCATGAAGTATATGGCGAAGAGTTTCCGGTTTCCTGTTCTTCCCTGATCGGTTCGGTCGGTTTGATCGAACGGGAAAATGCGACCATACTCAATGCGGCATTGTGCAAAGTCATTAAAACGACGACCGAGGGCTTTGTTCAAGCCCTAGAAGAGGAAGGCATCTCTGACGCAGCGGTGTTTTTATGCCAAAATGACGGTACCTTAATGTCGATTGATTACGCTAAAAAGTTTCCGATCCTAACCATTGCCTGCGGGCCAACGAACAGTATTCGCGGTGCCTCTTATTTGGCGAAGATCAAGGATACGATGGTTCTCGACGTAGGCGGGACGACATCGGACATCGGGGTTTTGCAGGACGGCTTCCCGCGAGAATCCTCGGTTGCGGTCGAGGTTGGCGATATCCGCACGAATTTCCGCATGCCGGATATTATCTCCGTCGGACTGGGCGGCGGAAGCATTGTGCGCTCGGAGAACGGCAAAATTACGGTTGGCCCTGACAGCGTAGGGTACAAGATTGGACAGGAAGCGCTGGTCTTTGGCGGGCATACGCTGACTACAACAGACATTGCCGTTCGGCTGGGTCTCGCGGATGTCGGGGATAAGAGCCTGGTAGCGCATCTGGATGAAGACTTCGCTAAAAATGTGCAAGCTGAAATCGCAATCATCATTGAGCAGGCCATTGATAAAATGAAGACATCGTCGGGAGACGTTGAGCTTGTTTTGGTAGGCGGCGGCAGTGTCGTTATACCCGACACGATTCGCGGGGTATCCCATATGATTAAGCCGGAGAACGGGGGCGTAGCCAACGCCATTGGCGCGTGTATTGCCCAAATCAGCGGACAATACGAGCAAATATACATCTATTCTACGGAGCCGCGCGAGGATTCGTTAAGAGATGCGCAAGAAAAAGCCGTGAACCAGGCGGTGCTGGCCGGCGCTGATCCGGCCACGGTCGAGCTCGTGGAAGTGGAAGAAACCCCGCTGGCTTATCATCCGGGAAATGCGACGAGACTGAGAGTGAAAGTCGTAGGAAACATGAAGTAG